Part of the Anaerobacillus alkaliphilus genome, TTCCAACACCCCAGTAAGAGGTAAGGGCAATTAAAAAGGGTGCCTTGACATCCTTATAACCCCTAAGGACTCCTTGCAAACCTGATTGTGCCGCATCAGAAAGCTGATATACAATCGCGATAATGAAAAATTGGCCAGCCATCAGAATGACTTCGGTGTCTTTTGTATATAGGGCCGCAATGGACTCACGATAAAAGAATAAAAAGACTGCTCCTATGGCTAGAAAACCAATTCCTCCCCATACCCCTAGGCGTCCATACTGCTTAGCAGCTTCTAACTTTTGTCCACCAACAGAGTACCCGACGACAATCGTTAATGCCATGGAAATGCTCATTGGAATCATAAACATTAACGAAGTAAAACTTAACCCAATTTGATTTGCTGCAATTGTTACTGTTGAGAACATCATTCCAATAAGTAAGGTAACGACTGAAAAAATACTGGCTTCAAAGAAAATAGATAAGCCAATTGGAACCCCAATCGATAGTTGTTCTTTCCAAGCTTTCAGCGAAGGAACAGCCCACTTGACGAAAATACGGTAATGTTTAATCACTTCGATCCGAAACGTCATCCAAACACTAATAATCAAGATAATCCAAAAGGTTATTGCGGTTGCATAACCGGCTCCAATTCCGCCTAAAGCTGGTAAGCCGAAGTTTCCGAAAATAAAGCCGTAATTTAGTAGAACATTAAACGGAACGGCTAACACGGTAATAAACATGGTTATTCTTGTAAATCCTTGCCCGTCAAAAAAGTTTCGAAGAACATTGGCTAAAAATAATGGAATAATTCCAATGGATAATCCAATTAAATAATGAAAAGCAATATGGTGAACACCAGGGTCAAGGTTCATTATGTGTAACACCGGTTCAAGAACAAAACTTCCTACGACTACAACAAAAATTCCTAGCAAGGCAGCTAAGTACAAAGCTTGTGTTACTGAGCTTGCTATTTTATCCTTTTGTCCACTTCCGATATAATGAGCGATGATCGGTGTTACGGCTAATAAAATACCGTTCATTCCTGTAAAGACTGGCAACCATAAACTAGAGCCAATCGCAACTCCAGCCAAATCATTTGTGCCGACACGCCCTGACATCATCGTGTCGACTAAGTTCATCGCGAACAAACTTACTTGTGTCACCATAATAGGCCACAAGATCGAGAGAAATAATCTCATTTTTTTGTTCCAAGTTTCTGCATGATACATATTATTTCCCCCATAACTTATAGAATCACAAATTTAAGCAATTCCATTCCAATAGACAGTCCAACCTGCCTGTAATTTCTTTTCTGTTCTTTCTTTACTACCATAGACTAACTCGACACATATGGAGTCAATGAGCGTTGAAAAAGCCATCGTTGCTGTTAATGGATCTGTCTTCTTCATTTCCTTACTTTCCGCTCCTTGTTCGAAGCGTTGAAGATAAAGAGCATCTACTCGTTCTATATGATCATATAAGTGATGGATTACCTGCTGATATAGATGACTAGGTGGAAAAAAAGACGTCCTTAGCAGAAACTTTTGCCGACTATCATTATGGTAACGGTCAGTATAGTTTCGTAATGATTTCCATAGGTAATCAGATAACGGCTCCTCAAAATGAGTGTGTAAAAATTCCTTTTCCCGTTCATATTCTATCGCAAATGTTTCTGTTAATACTTGTAAAAAAAGATCATCTTTGCTTTTAAAGTGGGAGTAGAGTGATTGTTTTTTTAGCCCGACTTCATCTGCAATTTGTGCTAGAGAAGTTCCTTCATATCCCTTCTCGGCAAATAGAGTAAGAGCTGCTTCTTTAATAAGGTGAGAACTCATTGGTTATTCCTCCTGACGAACGTTCGTAAAAATCATTGTAACAAAGTAACTTTTCTTTTTCAATGTAAAACTCCGAGCATTATGGTTATTTCAAAAGTTGGAGAAACGGCGACTTGATGGAAAAGAGATAGAAACTCATTTTTATATGACACATCCTGTAAGATGATGTTAAACTAAAAAGGAAAAAATCATTACTTATAAAGTTGAGTAGAAGTAATGTAAGGGGGATCGCTATGGATAATTTAAAAGAATTAGCGTATAAAAATTGCGTTGATATTTCAGCTGGGCAGGGCAGGGATGCGATCGCCTACCTTTTACTTGAGGCTAAGAGAAGCTATCAAGAAGACTTAGTTTCTGATGCCAAACAAAGCATGGAAACCGCTCTTGAACTATATAAAAAGTTGGATAAAGAACCCCCTGTGAGTGTACAGCTCTTATTTGGTAACGTTTTAGGAAAAATCGGAGATCTTAAACAAGCGTTAACCATTTTTCATGACCTATATATCAAGCACAAATCCATGACTGCCTTAATAAAATTAGGATATATAAGTATCGATCTTCGTGATTTTTCACTTATAAAACAATATGAAAATGTTTACTTACATCATATTCACTCTTCATTGGTAACTGTGGTGGACAAGCTGCACATGCAGGTGATCGTAAGTTATTTGTATAGTTTTACGGGAAGAGATACGTCTCTTGTACAGGAAATGGTTGACTATCAAAAGGTGAACAGTATGATTTTAAGAGAAAACTTAAAAGTAGGAGACTATATTCGCTGGATTTACAATTTGCATATTCTTCAATTATTAAATAATCGCTCCTGGAATGAACGAGCACAGTTTATATATGAAGCTAAATCACTAGCGGAGCAATACCAGCAGCATGCGTTGTTGACGAATATTTATAACTTGATAGGTATTGGATTACTAGAAGAGAACGTGATTAAAGCGAAGGAATATATGCTGAAATCTAGAGAGTTAGCGATAAAACTTGGTAATAAACAACATGAGATGAACGCCAATACAAATCTATTTATGTTCTATCAATTTTTAGGAGATACTAGCCATGCCTTAGAACTGGCAGATCAAGCTAAATCGTTAGGGAAAACCATTAACTCAAACTTTAATGAGATCAATTTAGTTAAGCTTTATTACTTAATTGAAGACTTTCCACGAGCATTAACGCTAATTAATGAAATAAAGCCTACTCTTAGAAGTAAAAATCTGACCATGACAAGAGTAGATGCATTAATTTATCAATATAAAATTATCTTGAGACAAAGTGACGTGAAAAAAGCGAAAAGGCTTTGGCCTTATTTTGAAAGGCTATGTAAAAAGTATAAGGGTGAGAAAGAAGTAGACCTAATATTACTTCAATGTCAATACTTTGCTGTACTCAAGCAACACGAAGAGACCATTGCTATCTCTACGAAATGTCTTGAGGAAGAAAACATAAGTGTGGAGAATAGGCTCGATTTACTAATGGCACTTTTAAATTCATCAATTGAAATAGGCCAAGATGAAGTCTTTACAAAGTATGTCCAATCCTTTGAAAATCTGGTCTATGACAAAGGTTATCTTGGTTACCTAGGCTATGTCTATTACTATAAAGCTTTATTTTATTTGAAAAATGAACTTTACATCAAAGCAAGGGTTCATTTCATCCGTGCGAAAAGTTACTTTACCAGGGTGAAAAATCTTCTAAAACAAACAGAAATTGATGGCAAGATTGAAACCATTGATCAACGATCACTAGAGTCAAAGCTAGAAATGATGGATCTACTAACAAACTATGAGATCATGTTTGAGAGCATTCGATTAGTTCATTCTGCCAAAGTTCTTGAGGATGTCTGTAAAAATATAACAAAGGTTCTCCATGAAAATCTCTTGTTCGAGCATGTCTATTTTTATTTTCGCATTGATCGAAAGAGAACCAAGACGCTTTCGGTGAATGATAAATTGCAGATTGCAGAAGTAAACAATGAGGTAGTAGATGAAGTCTTGGGAAAGGTGACTCGAGAAAAAAGATCGATACAATTTAACTATGCTATGTCCTATTTTCATGGTTTCCCTATTTTATCCGATGAAAATGAGATTGTATCGATCGTTCTGATTGAAAATCAATCTGTTTTTTCGAAAGAAGGTATTTATTATCTAGAACAATTTTTACAATATATCGCTCCTAAGATTGAAAAGGTTATCTTTAATGAGTTGGTGCATGTAGACGATTTAACGAAGTTATATAATCGAAACTACTTTATGAAACGATTACAAGAGGAGTTTCAAAAAACAACAGATTACCAAG contains:
- a CDS encoding GGDEF domain-containing protein, producing MDNLKELAYKNCVDISAGQGRDAIAYLLLEAKRSYQEDLVSDAKQSMETALELYKKLDKEPPVSVQLLFGNVLGKIGDLKQALTIFHDLYIKHKSMTALIKLGYISIDLRDFSLIKQYENVYLHHIHSSLVTVVDKLHMQVIVSYLYSFTGRDTSLVQEMVDYQKVNSMILRENLKVGDYIRWIYNLHILQLLNNRSWNERAQFIYEAKSLAEQYQQHALLTNIYNLIGIGLLEENVIKAKEYMLKSRELAIKLGNKQHEMNANTNLFMFYQFLGDTSHALELADQAKSLGKTINSNFNEINLVKLYYLIEDFPRALTLINEIKPTLRSKNLTMTRVDALIYQYKIILRQSDVKKAKRLWPYFERLCKKYKGEKEVDLILLQCQYFAVLKQHEETIAISTKCLEEENISVENRLDLLMALLNSSIEIGQDEVFTKYVQSFENLVYDKGYLGYLGYVYYYKALFYLKNELYIKARVHFIRAKSYFTRVKNLLKQTEIDGKIETIDQRSLESKLEMMDLLTNYEIMFESIRLVHSAKVLEDVCKNITKVLHENLLFEHVYFYFRIDRKRTKTLSVNDKLQIAEVNNEVVDEVLGKVTREKRSIQFNYAMSYFHGFPILSDENEIVSIVLIENQSVFSKEGIYYLEQFLQYIAPKIEKVIFNELVHVDDLTKLYNRNYFMKRLQEEFQKTTDYQAYLSFIMIDIDNFRYVNNQFGHAEGDHILEKVAKTIQQSVRSGDIVGRYGGEELIVILPNTSSEIAKVVAQRILHEIRKIFVNDTYQITASIGVSSVDRDVPITIQELIDKADLAERYAKENGKNQVVSYWEM
- a CDS encoding TetR/AcrR family transcriptional regulator, producing MSSHLIKEAALTLFAEKGYEGTSLAQIADEVGLKKQSLYSHFKSKDDLFLQVLTETFAIEYEREKEFLHTHFEEPLSDYLWKSLRNYTDRYHNDSRQKFLLRTSFFPPSHLYQQVIHHLYDHIERVDALYLQRFEQGAESKEMKKTDPLTATMAFSTLIDSICVELVYGSKERTEKKLQAGWTVYWNGIA
- a CDS encoding MATE family efflux transporter; this encodes MYHAETWNKKMRLFLSILWPIMVTQVSLFAMNLVDTMMSGRVGTNDLAGVAIGSSLWLPVFTGMNGILLAVTPIIAHYIGSGQKDKIASSVTQALYLAALLGIFVVVVGSFVLEPVLHIMNLDPGVHHIAFHYLIGLSIGIIPLFLANVLRNFFDGQGFTRITMFITVLAVPFNVLLNYGFIFGNFGLPALGGIGAGYATAITFWIILIISVWMTFRIEVIKHYRIFVKWAVPSLKAWKEQLSIGVPIGLSIFFEASIFSVVTLLIGMMFSTVTIAANQIGLSFTSLMFMIPMSISMALTIVVGYSVGGQKLEAAKQYGRLGVWGGIGFLAIGAVFLFFYRESIAALYTKDTEVILMAGQFFIIAIVYQLSDAAQSGLQGVLRGYKDVKAPFLIALTSYWGVGIPIGYLLAAFTRLGPFGLWIGISLGLTCAAIGFYIRLQIVQRRFALQQTS